GCCTACAACGGCTCCGAGGTGCGGACGCAGTGCCACCTTCATCTGCACATCGGGCGGTTTGTGCGGGCGGCGGAGACGGGGCGTTTCCTGTTCGTGCGGCGGCTGGAAGAGATCCCCGCGCCGGAGGCGGGCGGACTGTGGGTGCATCCGGTGGCGGGAGGGTATCACGTGCATCTGGGCGAGCAGATCACGGAAACAGCGCTGGTGCGCTGATTCGGACGCCCGGGGCCGCCGGGCAGTGATACTCTGAAAACGAAATCCCATTGCAGAGTCAGCCAGGGTGCGATGAGAATTCTGGTCATCGAAGACGAAGAGCGGATCGCAGACTTCATCCAGCGGGGGCTGCAGGGCGCCGGCTATGAAGTGGACACGGCGGGCGACGGCCAGACGGGGCTCGAGAAGATGCACGAGCTCGACTACGACCTGCTGATTCTCGACCTGATGCTGCCGGACATCGACGGGCTGACGGTGCTCGAGAAGACGCGCAACCGGAAGGTGAGCCCGCCGGTGCTGATCCTGAGCGCCCGGAGCGAAGTGGAAGACCGGGTGCGCGGGCTGGAGCTGGGCGCGGACGACTATCTGGTGAAGCCGTTCGCGTTCGAAGAGCTGCTGGCGCGGGTGAAGGCGCTGCTGCGGCGCGGGCAGCCGGTGCCCGAGAGGCTGGTGGCCGGGGATCTGGTGGTGGACTGCCTGCGGAGAAAGGTGACGCGGGCGGGCAGACCGATCGAGCTCGCGCCCAAGGAGTTCAGCATTCTCGAGTATCTGGTGCGGAACCAGGGCAAGCCGCTGACGCGCACGATGATCGTCGAGCACGTCTGGGACATGGAATACGACGGGCTGACCAACATCGTCGACGTTTACATCCGCCACCTGCGGGCGAAGATCGACGACCCGTTTCCGGTGAAAGTGATCCGGACGGTGCGCGGCACGGGCTACATGCTGGAGGCGAACGAAGCCGCCGCGGCGCAGGGCGGAACGCCGGAGTAGAAGAGGCGGCCGGCGGGGAGCCGGATCGGAATGCTGCGAGGGGCCGAAGGAACGCAGGCGGGGAGGGCCGGCAAGCCGGCGCTGGGCCTGCGCACGCGGCTCACGCTGAGCTACGTGCTGCTGTTCGCCATCGTGATGGCGTCGATCGGGTTCACGTTCCATCAGGCGCTGGTCGTGATCGTGCATCAGCAGACGGAGCGCCTGCTGGACGGGGAGTGGAGCGCGCTGAAGGGATTTCTCCGGAGCCGGGACGCGGACCTGGTGTGGGCGTACGATCCGGAGCATCCGGAAGAGGCCTTCACGGTGGAACGGCTGAGGCGGGTGTTCCTGCTGGCGAGACCGGACGGCGAAATCGTGGAGATGTCGAACGGGTATGCGTCGCTCGGGCGGGAATCGGAAGAGACGATCCGGTCGGTGCTGCAGTCCGGGCAGACGGTGACGGTGACGCGGCGGGACGCGCGCGGCGAGGTCTACAGGGTGCGGATGGGGCCCTATGGCGGGGCGGGGCGAACATATTTCGCCGCCATCGGGATGAGGGCAAGCGACACGGAGCGGATTCCGGCGCGGATGCTGGGGGTATACGCGATCAGCGCTCCGGTGATGCTGCTGGCGATCGGGATTCTGGGCTGGTATGCGGCGGGAAGGGCGCTTTCGCCGCTGCAGCGCGTGGTGGAAGCGGCGCAGAAGGTGTCGGGAGGCAACCTGAGCCTGCGGATCGAGCGGCTGGGCACGAACGACGAGCTCGACGAGCTGATTGCGACGTTCAACGGGATGATGGAGCGGCTGGAGGCGAATTTCGAGCAGATGAAGCGGTTTTCGATGGACGCCTCCCACGAGCTGCGCACGCCGCTGACGGCGATCCGCGGGCAGCTTGAAGTGGCGCAGCTGACGGCGAAGACGGCGGAAGATTTCCGGCGGGCGGTGGCGACGGCGCTGGAAGACGTGGAGCGGCTGGGGCGGATCGTGCAGTCGCTGCTGCAGCTGGCGCAGGCGGAGGCGGGACAGATCCGGCTGAACTTCGAGCCGGAGCTGCTGGCGGAAGTGGCCGCGCGGCAGATGGCACGGTTCCAGCCGCTGGCGGACGCCAAGCGCCTGAAGCTCGAGCTCGAAGCCGAAGACGGCTGTCTGACGATGGTGGACCGGCTGCAGATGGAGCGTCTGCTGGACAACCTGCTGTCGAACGCGGTGAAGTATACGCAGGAAGGCGGGCGCGTGACGGTGCGGGTGAAGCGCGGGAAAGGCGAGACCGTCCTGGAAGTGGCCGATAACGGCCCGGGCATCGCGGCGCAGCATCTGCCGCACATTTTCGACAAGTTCTACCGCGTGCGGGAGGGCGAGAAGACCGCGGGGAGGGGCGTGGGGCTGGGGCTGGCTTTTGTGGAATGGATCGCCCGCGCGCACGGCGG
This DNA window, taken from Bryobacteraceae bacterium, encodes the following:
- the czcR gene encoding DNA-binding response regulator encodes the protein MRILVIEDEERIADFIQRGLQGAGYEVDTAGDGQTGLEKMHELDYDLLILDLMLPDIDGLTVLEKTRNRKVSPPVLILSARSEVEDRVRGLELGADDYLVKPFAFEELLARVKALLRRGQPVPERLVAGDLVVDCLRRKVTRAGRPIELAPKEFSILEYLVRNQGKPLTRTMIVEHVWDMEYDGLTNIVDVYIRHLRAKIDDPFPVKVIRTVRGTGYMLEANEAAAAQGGTPE
- a CDS encoding two-component sensor histidine kinase, with translation MLRGAEGTQAGRAGKPALGLRTRLTLSYVLLFAIVMASIGFTFHQALVVIVHQQTERLLDGEWSALKGFLRSRDADLVWAYDPEHPEEAFTVERLRRVFLLARPDGEIVEMSNGYASLGRESEETIRSVLQSGQTVTVTRRDARGEVYRVRMGPYGGAGRTYFAAIGMRASDTERIPARMLGVYAISAPVMLLAIGILGWYAAGRALSPLQRVVEAAQKVSGGNLSLRIERLGTNDELDELIATFNGMMERLEANFEQMKRFSMDASHELRTPLTAIRGQLEVAQLTAKTAEDFRRAVATALEDVERLGRIVQSLLQLAQAEAGQIRLNFEPELLAEVAARQMARFQPLADAKRLKLELEAEDGCLTMVDRLQMERLLDNLLSNAVKYTQEGGRVTVRVKRGKGETVLEVADNGPGIAAQHLPHIFDKFYRVREGEKTAGRGVGLGLAFVEWIARAHGGRVSVESEPGKGSTFRVSLPAPPVSSEPRRHG